The nucleotide window GCCTATTAATTTCATAAATAATCTGAAGATGGCGCGGCAGTAATTCACCAAAAATTTGAACGGACCATTCTTCCAGGGCTTCAGGCACAACAGTGTGATTTGTATATGCAAATGTTCTGCTGGTAATATCCCACGCTTGTTCCCAGGTCATATTTTCGTCATCCATTAATATTCTCATCAATTCCGGAATTGCAACAACTGGGTGTGTATCGTTTAATTGAACTGCTGTCTTCTCTGCGAACTTATCAAAGGACTGATGTTTGATTTTATATTTTCTGATAATATCCTGCAACGTTGCCGAAACGAAAAAATACTGCTGTTTAAGGCGAAGGAATTTTCCCTCCACCATTGAATCGTTTGGATATAAAACTTTAGAAATGATTTCGGAATCATTTTTACTTTCAACCGCCGCAACGTAATTGCCTTTATCAAAATCTTTGAAACTAAAATCACTTGTAGCTCTCGCCGACCAAAGTCGAAGATTGTTTACAGTGTTGTTATGATAACCCGGGATAGGAACATCGTAAGCAGAAGCGAGTACGTCATCCGTATCAACCCACTCAAAATGAAGCCTGCCGGCCTCGTCCATTCGTTCGGCAACTCTCCCATTATACTTTACTCTAAACACAAGCCCCCGCCTCATAATATCCCAAGGATTTCCAGAACTGAGCCAGTAATCAGCTCTTTCAACCTGATAGCCATTTTCGATTCCCTGCTCAAAAATTCCGTACTCGTATCTTATGCCATATCCAAAAGCAGGTAACTGCAAAGACGCCATTGAATCTAAATAACATGCCGCAAGCCTTCCCAACCCCCCATTACCAAGCCCCATATCGTGTTCATATTCTCTAATATTTTCAAGGGAATAATCATTCTCAGTTAAAATTTTATAACAATCATCGTAATAATCAAGATTGATAAGCGCATTACCAAGAACCCTCCCCATTAAATATTCAAGCGAAAGATAATAAACTCTCTTTGTGTCCTGCTCAAAATATGCATGCTGAGTTCTCAGCCAACTTTTTACAAGCCTGTCACGAACAGCGAGAGACAGTGCAAAATAGGCATCATCATCAGTTGCGGTGTACTTGTCCTTCACCAGCATAAACTCCATGTGCTCTGCGAATTGATTCGAGAGAGAGTAGCTTTTTAAGTCTTCTTTGTCGGTAAAAAAAATAGATTCGTTTTCCATTTATAAATCCTTAATCAATGAAAATGATTTGGTAAAATTTTCGAGAGGCAATTTAAAACAGTTGATCAATTATTAAAAGTATTAAAAAAAGCCGTCGTATTAACAAACGGCTTTTTGTTTCAATCATTCAAAAAGATTTGGATAAGCAGTCCTAAAAAATTATTGCATTCCTTCAACTTCTTCTTCTTCAGAAATAACCCTTGCAATATCAGCTATTGAATCACCCTCATTTAGCCTGATGACCCGAACGCCTTGCGTGTTCCTTCCCATAATTCTAATATCTTTTATGCTTTGCTTTATTACCATCCCCTGTGTTGAAATAATAACGAGCTCATCTTTATCAACTACTTCCATCATAGAAATCATTTTACCAACTTTATCAGTTGTCTTAACGGTAATAACGCCTTTCCCGCCGCGATGAGTAATTCGATAATCATTAATGTCGGATCTTTTCCCGTAACCTTTGTCGGTAACAACAAGGACACTAGTGCCCGGTCTTCTTATTACAAGCAGTCCAACCACCTTGTCGCCTTTACCAAGTCTTACTCCGCGCACCCCGGTTGCAGTTCGTCCCATATCCCTAACATCTTTTTCATTAAACCTGATTGCAAATCCGCTGTGGGTGCCAATAACAATATCATTTCCACCATCAGTCATTTTCACGGCGATAAGTTTGTCGCCGGAATTGAGATTGATTGCGTTTATTCCCCCCTTGCGCACATTACCGTAAGCAGAAAGAACTGTTTTTTTAATCGTTCCCTGTTCGGTTGCCATCATAAGAAATTGATCGTCTTTAAATTCTTTAACTGCAACAAAAGCGGTTATGTTTTCATCTTTTTCTTTTTCAAGTAGATTTATAATTGATCTGCCGCGAGCAGTTCTACCGGCATCGGGGACTTCGTGCACTTTTAGCCAATAGCATCTTCCCCTATCGGTGAAGAATAAAATATACTGATGGGTAGAAGCGACGAACATGTGCTCAATAAAATCATCGTCCTTTGTACCAGCGCCGGTTACACCCTTCCCGCCTCGCCCCTGCCTTTTGTAACCGCTGACTGGAAATCGTTTGATAAATCCCTGGTGGGAAATTGTTACAACAACATCTTCCTCGGCAATTATATCTTCGAGGGAAAATTCCTCATAATTATAAATAATTTCAGTTCGTCTTTCATCGCCGTATTTTTCTTTAATAGCAAGAAGTTCGTCTTTGATGATCAGGTTTCGTTTCTCTTCGCTTTCGAGAATACCTTTTAGTTTTTCGATAAGTTTGATTACTTCTTTGTATTCATCCTCAATTTTTTTTCTTTCAAGCCCTGTGAGCCGCTGCAAGCGCATATCAAGAATTGCCTTTGCCTGAATCTCGCTTAGCTTGAATTTTTTCATCAAATTTAATTTTGCGGTTTCAACATCTTTTGATTTTTTTATTGTCTCAATAACAGCATCAATGTTGTCGAGTGCAATTATATACCCTTCTAGAATGTGCGCTCTTTTTTCAGCAGCATCAAGCTCATATTTTGTTCTTCTAATCAGCACGTCCATCCTGTGGGCAAGGAAGTGTTGAATAATTTCTTTTAAGTTTAAAACTTTCGGAACTCCATAAACGAGCGCTAATAATATCACTCCAAACGTTGTCTGCATCGAAGTGTGTTTAAAAAGTTGATTAAGCACAACCGCCGGCTGGGCATCTCTTTTCAATTCGATTACAACGCGCATTCCGTCGCGGTCAGATTCGTCACGAATATTTGAAATTTCATTCAGCTTTCCTTCTCGAACAAGATCAGCTATCTTTTCTATTAATGAGGCTTTGTTTACCTGATAAGGAAGCTCCGTAATGATAATGTTTTCCCTGCTGTTTTTTTGAGTTTCGATATTTGCTTTGGCACGAATGACAACTCTGCCCCTACCTGTCATATAAGCATCTTTAACTCCTGTATAACCGTAAATAATTCCTGCTGTTGGAAAATCAGGTGCGGTGATATACTTCATAAGTTTTTCAATAGAAATATCGGGATTTTTAATCTGGGCGATAATTCCATCTATAACTTCAGAAATATTGTGCGGCGGAATGTTCGTTGCCATCCCAACCGCAATTCCACTTGCGCCGTTAATCAAAAGGTTTGGCAAATAGGCTGGCATAACCGTCGGCTCCTGCAGTGAGTCATCAAAATTTGAAGCAAAGTTTACGGTGTTTTTATCCAGGTCACGCAGCATTTCCTCCGAAATTTTTGCAAGCCTTGCTTCTGTATAACGCATTGCAGCAGGTGAGTCGCCGTCAACTGAACCAAAGTTCCCTTGTCCATCAACAAGCGGATAACGAAGAGAAAAATCCTGCACCATCCTTACCATCGAATCATAAACAGCGGTATCGCCATGCGGGTGATATTTACCAAGAACTTCTCCAACAATTCGTGCAGATTTTTTATACGGTTTATTATGAGCCAGCCCCAGTTCGTGCATTCCAAAAAGAACTCTTCTATGAACGGGCTTTAATCCATCCCGTACATCCGGAAGAGCCCTTGCAACAATTACCGACATAGAATAATCTATGTAGGAAGATTTCATTTCTTCTTCTAAAGAAACCGGGATTACTTTACCATCAAACATTGAGACCATAAAAAACTCTTTTTATTCTTGTGTTATTAAATTCGTTAAACATCGAGATTAGCATATTTAGCATGTTTCTCGATAAATGCTCTTCTTGGCTCTACATCATCGCCCATTAAAGTTTCAAAAACTTTATCTGCTGCTGCTGCGCTTTCAATATTTACCTGAAGCATAGTTCTTGATTCGGGATTCATTGTGGTTGTCCAAAGTTGTTCCGGGTTCATTTCTCCCAAACCTTTGTAACGGGAAATATTTACTCCTTTAACTGACCCTTCTTCAACTATTTCTTCTACAGTATTAGTGATGTCTTTGGCGCTGATTTTAAGTCTTTTTAAAATATCATTTCTTTCATTATCATCGTAGGCATAAAATTCTTCTTTTCCTTTTTTAATTTTATATAACGGAGGTTGTGCAATAAAAACTTTTCCGGAACTGATGAGGTCTTTCATGTGGCGATAAAAGAAAGTTAAGAGCAATGTTCTGATATGACTTCCGTCAACATCGGCATCTGTCATCAGAATAATTTTTCCGTAGCGCGCCTTGATAGTATCGAAGTCAACCCCAAAGCCCGCCCCGATTGCAGAGATGATCGCTTTAATTTCATCATTCTCAAGAATTTTATTCATTTTTGCTTTTTCAACATTCAATATTTTTCCTTTAAGAGGAAGGATGGCTTGAAATCTTCTATCGCGCCCCTGTTTAGCTGAACCACCTGCAGAGTCCCCTTCAACAATATAAATTTCGCAATGATCGGGATCGGTGATAGAGCAGTCTGCAAGTTTTCCCGGCAGATTCATCGAGTCGAGAGCATTTTTTCTTCTAGCTAAATCCTTGGCTTTTCTTGCTGCCTCTCTTGCTTCAGCAGCTCTTAAACATTTTTCAATTATCTTTTTACCAACGGTGGGGTTTTCTTCGAGAAATTCCGCCAACTTTTCGCCCACCAGCA belongs to Ignavibacteriales bacterium and includes:
- the gyrA gene encoding DNA gyrase subunit A; the protein is MFDGKVIPVSLEEEMKSSYIDYSMSVIVARALPDVRDGLKPVHRRVLFGMHELGLAHNKPYKKSARIVGEVLGKYHPHGDTAVYDSMVRMVQDFSLRYPLVDGQGNFGSVDGDSPAAMRYTEARLAKISEEMLRDLDKNTVNFASNFDDSLQEPTVMPAYLPNLLINGASGIAVGMATNIPPHNISEVIDGIIAQIKNPDISIEKLMKYITAPDFPTAGIIYGYTGVKDAYMTGRGRVVIRAKANIETQKNSRENIIITELPYQVNKASLIEKIADLVREGKLNEISNIRDESDRDGMRVVIELKRDAQPAVVLNQLFKHTSMQTTFGVILLALVYGVPKVLNLKEIIQHFLAHRMDVLIRRTKYELDAAEKRAHILEGYIIALDNIDAVIETIKKSKDVETAKLNLMKKFKLSEIQAKAILDMRLQRLTGLERKKIEDEYKEVIKLIEKLKGILESEEKRNLIIKDELLAIKEKYGDERRTEIIYNYEEFSLEDIIAEEDVVVTISHQGFIKRFPVSGYKRQGRGGKGVTGAGTKDDDFIEHMFVASTHQYILFFTDRGRCYWLKVHEVPDAGRTARGRSIINLLEKEKDENITAFVAVKEFKDDQFLMMATEQGTIKKTVLSAYGNVRKGGINAINLNSGDKLIAVKMTDGGNDIVIGTHSGFAIRFNEKDVRDMGRTATGVRGVRLGKGDKVVGLLVIRRPGTSVLVVTDKGYGKRSDINDYRITHRGGKGVITVKTTDKVGKMISMMEVVDKDELVIISTQGMVIKQSIKDIRIMGRNTQGVRVIRLNEGDSIADIARVISEEEEVEGMQ